The Engraulis encrasicolus isolate BLACKSEA-1 chromosome 4, IST_EnEncr_1.0, whole genome shotgun sequence genome includes a window with the following:
- the LOC134447017 gene encoding cation channel sperm-associated protein 2-like: MEPKAYKAHHIEVKDKYCARADIVRNKLIQTFYLMDQLQEGHKGSPKFIIRDVFDSNALQGKDTHQLVRFEISTKRDKIVNMADRRRSRLKNVHSNYPPMNMFAHWIVESKWFTNLIIALIVLNIIIIEIQAEIFDNKDPNLEILKLVLDMLDWSILVIFILEILIKWFDGFIHFWRSTWNILDFLVTFLSILPEVITAIGGVSKANMQAIEHLRKLRILRALKMVSKFRQIRLILLTVSKAFKAMTFIFLLLLVFAYIFAVVGVILFQSYTRSSVAGLVYHDSFKDITSSFITLFILFTLDHWYAILADTRKVPEMDPNICGVYIILWLIIGAVIFRNIFVGILVNNFQSIRQDLSREVKQIEMQQRADHFKAEMISKRRSHEQLRANLGITSAADNDEEEPTDQLLANKNVYSTRDKDWETHVEESMIIVQNQEEDEQVFWPRDSLFRYFELLEMLQHSLDERKRLQNLASQALLNLHDS, translated from the exons ATGGAGCCCAAGGCATACAAAGCGCACCATATCGAGGTTAAGGACAAATACTGTGCTAGAGCAGATATTGTGCGGAACAAACTCATCCAGACATTCTATTTGATGGACCAACTCCAAGAAGGTCACAAAGGTTCTCCCAAGTTCATAATCAGGGATGTCTTTGATTCAAATGCCTTGCAGGGAAAAGACACTCACCAGCTGGTGCGTTTCGAGATCTCTACCAAAAGGGACAAAATCGTCAACATGGCAGATCGCAGGCGGAGTCGTCTCAAGAACGTCCACTCAAACTACCCACCCATGAACATGTTTGCCCACTGGATCGTGGAAAGCAAATGGTTTACAAATCTGATCATAGCCCTAATTGTTCTCAATATTATCATAATAGAGATACAGGCAGAGATTTTTGACAACAAAGACCCAAACCTGGAGATTCTGAAACTAGTTTTGGATATGCTGGATTGGAGCATCCTGGTGATCTTCATTCTGGAGATCCTGATCAAATGGTTTGATGGCTTCATCCATTTCTGGAGAAGCACCTGGAACATTCTGGACTTTTTGGTCACATTTTTATCCATCCTGCCAGAGGTGATCACAGCCATTGGCGGCGTCAGCAAGGCTAACATGCAGGCCATTGAGCACCTGCGGAAGCTGCGTATCCTGCGCGCCCTCAAGATGGTCTCCAAGTTCCGGCAGATCCGACTCATCTTGCTGACAGTCTCCAAAGCGTTTAAGGCCATGACGTTCATCTTCCTACTATTACTGGTGTTTGCATACATCTTCGCCGTGGTTGGGGTCATCCTCTTCCAGAGTTACACGCGCTCCAGTGTCGCGGGCCTGGTGTACCATGACAGCTTCAAGGACATCACCAGTTCCTTCATCACACTCTTCATCCTCTTCACTCTGGATCACTGGTACGCCATTCTGGCCGACACGAGGAAGGTTCCAGAGATGGACCCAAACATCTGCGGTGTCTACATAATACTATGGCTTATCATAGGCGCAGTCATATTCCGCAACATCTTTGTCGGGATTCTGGTGAACAACTTCCAGTCCATCAGACAAGACCTATCCAGAGAGGTGAAGCAGATAGAGATGCAGCAGAGGGCCGACCATTTTAAAGCAGAGATGATCAGCAAGAGGAGAAGTCACGAACAGCTCAGGGCCAATTTAGGCATAACGTCTGCAGCAGATAACGATGAGGAAGAGCCGACAGACCAGTTGCTTGCCAATAAGAACGTGTACAGCACGAGAGACAAGGACTGGGAAACACACGTTGAGGAGAGCATGATCATTGTGCAGAATcaggaggaggatgagcaggTCTTCTGGCCCAGGGACTCCCTCTTCAG GTACTTTGAGCTTCTTGAGATGCTGCAGCACAGCTTGGATGAAAGGAAAAGACTGCAGAACCTGGCATCTCAAGCACTCCTCAATCTACATGACTCCTAA